A genome region from Manis pentadactyla isolate mManPen7 chromosome 5, mManPen7.hap1, whole genome shotgun sequence includes the following:
- the LOC130683975 gene encoding rho GTPase-activating protein 20-like, producing MLAFINEKGPLRKGVFRTPTHMKSGRELKEKLNSGKKVNWNSESIFVIVAVLKDFLQNIEGSLFSSSLYDRWLAVPCQGKREDEKITATRRLLDQLPRANAVLLQCLFEVLYNIKQHSSYNEMTAFALSQHIAPSLLCLPNPCSTEAGMYLMKRISLVEFLIENCHKIFGEDATSLLGKSSVNGGTSEATGTVNN from the exons ATGCTTGCTTTTATCAATGAAAAAGGCCCTCTCAGGAAAGGAGTGTTCAGAACACCAACCCATATGAAATCTGGCAGAGAACTAAAGGAGAAGCTCAATTCCGGAAAGAAAGTGAACTGGAATAGTGAATCCATCTTTGTGATAGTGGCAGTCTTAAAG gaTTTTCTTCAAAACATCGAAGGAAGTCTTTTTTCATCCAGTCTGTATGATAGATGGCTTGCTGTTCCTTGTCAAGGGAAGAGGGAGGATGAGAAAATAACTGCCACCCGGAG gcTTTTAGACCAGCTGCCAAGAGCCAATGCTGTGCTCTTGCAGTGTCTTTTCGAGGTATTATACAACATCAAGCAGCACTCTTCATACAACGAGATGACCGCATTTGCCTTATCACAGCATATAGCCCCGAGCCTTCTTTGTCTACCTAACCCTTGCAGCACAGAAGCAGGAATGTACTTGATGAAAAGG ATATCTCTGGTAGAATTTCTCATTGAAAACTGCCACAAGATATTTGGTGAAGatgccacttccctcctgggGAAGAGCTCAGTGAACGGTGGTACCAGTGAGGCTACAGGTACTGTGAATAATTAA
- the LOC130683976 gene encoding rho GTPase-activating protein 20-like, with the protein MMLTQRHSILSPEAQENGSTPQYGAHAHDSRWKRVKKSVVAHLACWKSSSASQDNPSPAPPPAKPRQIFGISMMDICDDDKLLNPVLDMLAFINEKGPLTKGVFRPETNRKSCRALKKKLKSGKKVNWDGESVLVAAAVLKDFLQTIEGSLFSSSLYDKWLAIPDQGESEDDKITATRRLLDQLPRANAVLLRCLFGVLRNIQQHSKYNEMTAFGLSMYIAPSLLYLPGTCNTDLGNNMKKKISLVEFLIENCHKIFGEDATSLLGKSSVNGGTSEATGQRAGGRRKTGVKQVCQEEQILLTGESS; encoded by the exons ATGATGCTGACTCAGAGGCACAGCATTCTTTCTCCAGAAGCCCAGGAGAATGGCAGCACACCCCAGTATGGTGCACATGCTCATG ATTCACGCTGGAAGAGAGTTAAGAAGAGTGTTGTCGCACACCTGGCCTGTTGGAAGAGCTCCAGCGCTTCACAGGACAACCCCAGCCCGGCACCACCACCTGCAAAGCCAAGACAGATCTTTGGCATTTCTATGATGGACATTTGTGACGACGACAAGCTGCTCAACCCCGTTCTG GATATGCTTGCTTTTATCAATGAAAAAGGGCCGCTCACAAAAGGCGTCTTCAGGCCAGAGACCAATAGGAAATCCTGCAGAGCCCTAAAGAAGAAGCTCAAATCCGGGAAAAAAGTGAACTGGGATGGTGAATCCGTCCTTGTGGCAGCGGCCGTCTTAAAG gaTTTTCTTCAAACTATCGAAGGAAGTCTTTTTTCATCCAGTCTGTATGATAAATGGCTTGCCATTCCTGATCAAGGGGAGAGCGAGGATGACAAAATAACTGCAACACGGAG gcTTTTAGACCAGCTGCCGAGAGCCAATGCTGTTCTCTTGCGGTGTCTGTTTGGAGTTTTACGCAACATTCAGCAGCACTCCAAATACAACGAGATGACAGCTTTTGGTTTATCGATGTATATAGCCCCGAGCCTTCTTTATCTGCCTGGTACTTGCAACACAGATCTAggaaacaatatgaaaaagaag ATATCTCTGGTAGAATTTCTCATTGAAAACTGCCACAAGATATTTGGTGAAGatgccacttccctcctgggGAAGAGCTCAGTGAACGGTGGTACCAGTGAGGCTACAG GGCAAAGGGCCGGAGGCCGGCGGAAGACTGGGGTCAAGCAGGTGTGTCAGGAAGAGCAGATCCTTTTGACAGGAGAAAGTTCATGA